The following proteins are co-located in the Nitrospinota bacterium genome:
- a CDS encoding cytochrome c-type biogenesis protein CcmH — translation MKLKFAIFTISLFATISYMSSKFIFSNPASDNTVMGVSHDLACPCECPMVLEDCHMSCGLDWKDNIGSKLSSGMTKDEIIAYFYKRYGRESLLTPAQRVSGKWYQVTRGGYPLKDIVLFILIVAVWTVLIYTVLMLVIESLFFKRSK, via the coding sequence ATGAAACTTAAATTCGCCATCTTTACAATCTCATTGTTCGCTACGATTTCATACATGAGTTCCAAGTTCATATTTTCCAATCCCGCGTCGGACAATACTGTTATGGGTGTATCACATGATCTTGCCTGCCCGTGCGAATGTCCGATGGTGCTAGAGGATTGCCATATGAGCTGCGGCCTTGATTGGAAAGACAATATTGGAAGTAAACTTAGCAGCGGCATGACCAAAGATGAGATAATCGCCTACTTCTATAAAAGATACGGACGTGAATCACTTCTTACTCCAGCGCAAAGAGTATCCGGCAAATGGTACCAGGTGACGCGCGGTGGATATCCTTTAAAGGATATCGTCCTCTTCATACTTATCGTGGCGGTATGGACCGTACTTATCTACACGGTTCTAATGCTTGTAATTGAAAGCTTGTTCTTCAAGAGATCGAAATGA